One Hippoglossus stenolepis isolate QCI-W04-F060 chromosome 22, HSTE1.2, whole genome shotgun sequence DNA segment encodes these proteins:
- the c22h11orf98 gene encoding uncharacterized protein C11orf98 homolog, translating to MPPPGGKINRPKTELGKKLFKRRRVLGREKKKKRQIVGAVVDDGLITIHHLKKRNSSPRANITLSGKKKRKLLKQLMHMQQDKATMEVEAAAPPQKKKQDSSSAPPQKKKDDSSSAPTQKKKKAAAAAQGRQGDVEMFDTE from the exons ATGCCTCCACCCGGAGGAAAAATCAACAGACCCAAAACT GAACTCGGTAAGAAGCTGTTCAAGCGGCGGCGGGTTTTAGGtcgagagaagaagaagaagcgtcAGATCGTCGGCGCTGTGGTCGATGACGGTTTGATCACCATCCATCacctgaagaagaggaa CTCGAGTCCGAGGGCGAACATCACTTTGTCGGGGAAGAAGAAGCGAAAGCTGCTCAAACAGCTGATGCACATGCAGCAGGACAAGGCCACGATGGAAG tggaagcagcagctccaccacagaagaagaagcaagACTCGTCTTCAGCtccaccacagaagaagaaggacgaCTCGTCTTCAGCTCcgacacagaagaagaagaaggcggcggcggcggcgcagGGACGTCAGGGGGACGTAGAGATGTTCGATACGGAGTGA